In Salinirussus salinus, the following proteins share a genomic window:
- a CDS encoding translation initiation factor IF-5A has product MPREQTEVRDLDEGSYVMIDDAPCKINSYSTAKPGKHGSAKARIEAEGVFDGKKRSLSQPVDAKVWVPIINRKQGQVINVDGDEIQVMDLETYENFVMRADGVDAEADDEIEFLEYEEQRKIV; this is encoded by the coding sequence ATGCCACGAGAGCAGACCGAGGTCCGCGACCTCGACGAGGGGAGCTACGTCATGATCGACGACGCCCCCTGCAAGATCAACTCCTACAGCACGGCGAAGCCGGGCAAACACGGCAGCGCGAAAGCCCGTATCGAGGCCGAGGGCGTCTTCGACGGCAAGAAGCGCTCGCTCTCCCAGCCCGTCGACGCCAAGGTCTGGGTCCCGATCATCAACCGCAAACAGGGCCAGGTCATCAACGTGGACGGCGACGAGATCCAGGTGATGGACCTGGAGACCTACGAGAATTTCGTGATGCGCGCCGACGGGGTCGACGCCGAGGCCGACGACGAGATCGAGTTCCTGGAGTACGAGGAGCAACGGAAGATCGTCTGA
- a CDS encoding Nif3-like dinuclear metal center hexameric protein: MHCGDLCDRLDELLDTAAYADLDASANGLQIGRREREVDRVAVAVDAAEATVEAAREAGADLLLTHHGLVWDGLERVTGRDYDRVAGLVEGDVGLYVSHLPLDGHQKLGNAAGVGDVLGLADREPFGTMGPEEIGQRGRLPEPAAVGDLRERLAAELNTGGQGVQVLDFGPEAVEDVAVVTGSGVDWLEEAIEVGADALVTGEGKQFAYHEAREAGVHVVLAGHYATETFGVRALAGRLEEWGLETTYIDHPTGL; the protein is encoded by the coding sequence ATGCACTGTGGCGACCTCTGTGACCGGCTGGACGAGTTGCTGGACACGGCGGCCTACGCCGACCTCGACGCCAGCGCGAACGGCCTCCAGATCGGCCGGCGAGAGCGGGAGGTCGACCGGGTCGCGGTCGCGGTCGACGCCGCGGAGGCGACAGTCGAGGCAGCCCGCGAGGCCGGCGCGGACCTTCTGTTGACCCACCACGGCCTCGTCTGGGACGGGCTGGAGCGGGTGACCGGTCGCGACTACGACCGGGTCGCGGGGCTGGTCGAAGGCGACGTCGGGCTGTACGTCTCCCACCTCCCGCTCGATGGTCACCAGAAGCTGGGCAACGCCGCCGGCGTGGGCGACGTGCTCGGTCTGGCAGACCGGGAGCCCTTCGGGACCATGGGCCCGGAGGAGATCGGCCAGCGAGGGCGGCTCCCGGAGCCTGCCGCGGTCGGCGACCTGCGGGAGCGGCTCGCGGCGGAACTCAACACCGGCGGGCAGGGCGTGCAGGTGCTGGACTTCGGCCCCGAGGCCGTCGAGGACGTCGCCGTCGTCACCGGGAGCGGCGTCGACTGGCTGGAGGAGGCCATCGAGGTCGGGGCGGACGCGCTGGTCACCGGCGAGGGCAAGCAGTTCGCCTACCACGAGGCCCGGGAAGCCGGGGTTCACGTCGTGCTCGCGGGCCACTACGCCACCGAGACCTTCGGCGTGCGGGCGCTCGCCGGGCGGCTCGAGGAGTGGGGACTGGAGACGACGTACATCGACCACCCGACGGGGCTGTAG
- a CDS encoding deoxyhypusine synthase produces MSEDSREAFDHDPVAHAEARAGMTVGELAAEYGSAGFGAGALHEAVDIYAEMLGDGVTNFVGLAGAMVPAGMRRLVADLVRDGHVDALVTTGANLTHDTIEAIGGHHHHGEEPPEAERRAHDEQLREEGVDRIYDVYLPQEHFTAFESHLRSEVFPALAEEGTVSIQRLTEELGRANADTNVTEDIDAGPGIAAAAYEAGVPVYCPAVQDSVLGLQAWMYGQTSDFSLDALADMDRLTDQAYHAEEAGALVVGGGVPKNFVLQTMLVSPDAYDYAVQLTMDPPQTGGLSGATLDEARSWGKLERAARNVSVYADATITLPLLVAAARERVGE; encoded by the coding sequence ATGAGCGAGGACAGCCGCGAGGCGTTCGACCACGACCCCGTGGCGCACGCGGAGGCGCGAGCGGGGATGACCGTCGGCGAACTCGCCGCGGAGTACGGCTCTGCCGGCTTCGGGGCGGGGGCGCTCCACGAGGCCGTCGACATCTACGCCGAGATGCTCGGCGACGGGGTGACGAACTTCGTCGGGCTGGCGGGCGCGATGGTCCCGGCGGGGATGCGCCGGCTCGTCGCCGACCTGGTCCGGGACGGGCACGTCGACGCCCTCGTGACGACGGGCGCGAACCTCACCCACGACACCATCGAGGCCATCGGCGGCCACCACCACCACGGCGAGGAGCCCCCGGAAGCCGAGCGCCGGGCCCACGACGAACAGCTCCGCGAGGAGGGCGTCGACCGCATCTACGACGTCTACCTCCCTCAGGAACACTTCACCGCCTTCGAGTCACACCTCCGCAGCGAGGTCTTCCCGGCCCTCGCGGAGGAGGGGACCGTGAGCATCCAGCGGCTGACCGAGGAGCTCGGGCGGGCGAACGCGGACACGAATGTCACAGAGGATATCGACGCCGGCCCCGGTATCGCGGCCGCGGCGTACGAGGCCGGCGTGCCGGTCTACTGTCCGGCCGTCCAGGACTCGGTGCTGGGGCTGCAGGCCTGGATGTACGGCCAGACCTCCGACTTTTCGCTCGATGCGCTGGCCGATATGGACCGGCTGACCGACCAGGCCTACCACGCCGAGGAGGCCGGGGCGCTGGTGGTCGGCGGCGGCGTGCCCAAGAACTTCGTGCTCCAGACGATGCTCGTCTCGCCCGATGCCTACGACTACGCGGTCCAGCTGACAATGGACCCGCCACAGACCGGCGGGCTCTCCGGGGCGACGCTCGACGAGGCCCGCTCGTGGGGGAAACTCGAGCGAGCGGCCCGGAACGTCTCCGTCTACGCCGACGCGACGATCACGCTCCCGCTTCTGGTCGCGGCGGCGCGGGAACGGGTCGGGGAGTAA
- the speB gene encoding agmatinase: protein MFPGATADRTDADYALVGAPLDATTSFRPGTRFGPREVRHAAGGFEDFDHRSGRSFSDLAVHDHGDVHPRADVDEYLEYLRGTLADYAVEGTVPLVVGGEHTVALAAVRALEPDVAVVLDAHLDLRETYADAGTSHATVTRRLLSVVDEVVVLGARAGSQEGWERAEADDVTVVGPDAVSEWEPELEGDVYLSVDVDAADPGYAPGTGTPEPFGLEPATMRGVVRGVAPRAVGFDAVEVNDRDDGQAATLAAKLLREFVFAHAAGSDA, encoded by the coding sequence ATGTTCCCGGGGGCAACGGCCGACCGGACCGACGCCGACTACGCCCTCGTCGGGGCGCCGCTGGATGCCACGACTTCCTTCCGGCCGGGGACCCGCTTCGGACCCCGCGAGGTCCGGCACGCTGCCGGCGGCTTCGAGGATTTCGACCACCGCTCCGGCCGCTCCTTCTCGGATCTTGCCGTCCACGACCACGGCGACGTCCACCCCCGCGCCGACGTCGACGAGTATCTCGAGTACCTCCGCGGAACACTCGCGGACTACGCAGTGGAGGGGACGGTACCGCTCGTGGTCGGCGGCGAGCATACCGTCGCGCTGGCGGCGGTGCGGGCGCTCGAGCCCGACGTGGCGGTCGTTCTCGACGCCCATCTGGACCTCCGGGAGACGTACGCGGACGCCGGGACGAGTCACGCGACGGTCACCCGCCGGCTGCTCTCGGTCGTCGACGAGGTCGTCGTCCTGGGTGCCCGGGCCGGCAGCCAGGAGGGGTGGGAGCGGGCCGAGGCCGACGACGTGACCGTCGTGGGCCCGGACGCGGTGAGCGAGTGGGAGCCGGAACTGGAGGGGGACGTCTATCTGAGCGTCGACGTCGACGCCGCGGACCCGGGGTACGCGCCGGGCACCGGCACGCCGGAGCCGTTCGGGCTGGAGCCGGCGACGATGCGCGGTGTGGTCCGCGGGGTCGCCCCCCGGGCCGTCGGGTTCGACGCCGTCGAGGTCAACGACCGCGACGACGGCCAGGCGGCGACGCTCGCCGCCAAGCTCCTCCGCGAGTTCGTCTTCGCACACGCCGCGGGTTCGGACGCGTAG